A DNA window from Spirochaeta cellobiosiphila DSM 17781 contains the following coding sequences:
- a CDS encoding PLP-dependent aminotransferase family protein → MVNSNQYLYEDIADDINNSIDKEIISRGSKLPSLRILSQKYNCSISVIMQAYSILEGQGKIYSIEKSGYYVSHQINIPLPTNEREGFTLSSKEAIPLSILGRVVEASNDHSIIPLGAGVPDTTYLPLNAIKSRINKLLTNDPSSLVDYTHAQGDLDLRISVAELMSFRGVEVNPSEITITNGCIEALSMAIQSCSHPGDIIAIESPVFLGTIQLLKELKRRIISIPTSSENGIDLEILSNVLKEEDVKAFIVTSLYQNPLGYVMPEKNREKIVKLGMEHKVYIIEDDVYNDCGFYNKNELPIKSYDKEGEVLYCSSLSKTISPGSRIGWILGGRLHKKCRDLKFATTLGTNGLIQKAIAQYLNTKQYHKQLAHLQKTMCYQSKQMTSLILLHFPHNIRISQPKGGYYLWVELSNEIDSLEIFEEALEHGISVVPGQAFSAENKYSNFLRISFASPINESIEKAIITLGSIVKQKYR, encoded by the coding sequence ATGGTGAATAGTAATCAATACTTATACGAAGACATCGCTGATGATATTAATAATTCAATAGATAAAGAGATAATAAGCAGGGGAAGCAAGTTACCATCTCTTCGTATATTAAGCCAAAAATACAATTGTTCTATTTCTGTCATAATGCAAGCTTATTCCATATTGGAAGGTCAAGGTAAAATATATTCAATAGAAAAATCAGGTTACTATGTATCTCATCAAATAAACATTCCCTTACCCACAAATGAACGGGAAGGGTTCACTTTATCATCTAAGGAGGCCATTCCTCTAAGTATTCTAGGACGAGTAGTGGAAGCAAGCAATGATCATAGTATTATACCTCTTGGTGCGGGCGTTCCTGACACTACCTATTTACCTCTGAATGCTATAAAGAGTCGAATTAACAAATTGCTAACTAACGATCCTAGTAGTTTGGTTGATTATACTCATGCACAAGGTGATCTTGACTTACGTATTTCCGTAGCAGAACTTATGAGTTTCCGTGGTGTTGAAGTAAACCCTTCAGAGATAACAATAACTAATGGTTGTATAGAAGCTCTTTCTATGGCTATACAATCATGTTCTCATCCTGGGGATATTATTGCCATCGAAAGCCCGGTATTTTTAGGTACAATTCAACTTCTTAAGGAATTAAAACGTAGGATTATTTCTATTCCAACTTCGTCAGAAAATGGTATAGACCTGGAAATCCTGAGCAACGTTTTGAAAGAGGAAGATGTTAAAGCCTTCATTGTGACTTCCTTATATCAAAATCCTCTTGGCTATGTTATGCCAGAAAAAAATAGAGAAAAAATAGTTAAATTAGGGATGGAACATAAAGTTTATATTATCGAAGATGATGTCTATAATGATTGTGGATTTTATAATAAAAATGAATTACCTATTAAAAGTTATGACAAAGAAGGGGAGGTCCTGTATTGTTCTTCTCTATCAAAAACAATATCTCCTGGAAGTCGCATTGGCTGGATTTTAGGTGGTAGATTACATAAGAAATGTCGTGATTTAAAGTTTGCGACTACATTAGGTACTAATGGATTAATACAAAAAGCTATTGCACAGTATCTTAATACTAAACAATATCATAAGCAATTAGCTCATCTTCAAAAAACTATGTGTTATCAATCAAAACAAATGACTAGTCTTATTCTATTACATTTTCCTCATAATATTAGAATCTCTCAACCTAAAGGAGGGTATTACCTTTGGGTTGAGCTTTCCAATGAAATAGACAGTCTGGAAATATTTGAAGAAGCTTTAGAGCATGGAATCAGTGTCGTTCCAGGACAAGCTTTTTCTGCAGAGAATAAATACAGTAATTTTCTTAGAATATCCTTTGCTAGTCCTATTAATGAGTCCATTGAAAAAGCTATTATAACCTTAGGTTCTATTGTAAAACAAAAATATAGATAA
- a CDS encoding sensor histidine kinase gives MTKPFSQNIWFDFFLISIMLFEGVLILNTEELLMLAGILSLTSFTVKHGGMFWNVQFHSRSWDVRFSLFILTIVMSSLCIIIITTYKIIRNYSQLISNQKIVIKNLANANSGLQQYVNLAEEKSIIKERMNITRELHDTVGYTLTNLLMMLEASTDLIHTDARKLESLLNKALGIIKTGHKDIRQVLYTLRKTKPREYSSIDSIQNLTRIFTESTGITVNVRYGNLPWRLNKELDHVIFRLLQEGMTNSLTHGNALQIDVYFQLLNDFISVVIEDNGKGSHTVTEGIGISGMKERVEKVGGYLTYGNTITGFAIKANIPWISRENQNELINS, from the coding sequence ATGACAAAGCCTTTCAGTCAAAATATTTGGTTTGATTTTTTTTTGATATCAATCATGCTTTTTGAAGGTGTACTCATTCTTAACACAGAAGAATTACTTATGCTTGCTGGAATACTTAGCTTAACATCTTTTACTGTGAAGCATGGTGGTATGTTTTGGAATGTTCAATTTCATTCAAGATCTTGGGATGTTAGATTTAGTCTTTTCATATTAACAATTGTAATGTCTTCTTTGTGTATTATTATCATCACTACATATAAAATTATTCGCAACTATTCACAACTCATTAGTAATCAAAAAATTGTCATAAAAAATCTAGCGAATGCTAATTCAGGATTACAGCAATATGTGAATCTGGCTGAAGAAAAAAGCATCATTAAGGAGAGAATGAATATCACTCGTGAACTTCATGATACTGTAGGTTATACATTAACAAACTTATTAATGATGTTAGAAGCCAGCACGGATCTCATCCATACAGATGCTAGAAAACTAGAATCCTTATTAAACAAAGCTTTAGGTATCATAAAAACAGGACATAAAGATATCCGACAAGTTCTATATACTTTACGGAAAACAAAACCACGTGAATATAGCAGTATAGATTCTATTCAAAATCTTACTAGAATTTTTACTGAATCTACTGGTATAACTGTAAATGTCAGATATGGGAATCTACCATGGCGGCTCAATAAAGAACTCGACCATGTCATCTTTCGCTTATTACAAGAAGGAATGACAAACTCCTTGACTCATGGAAATGCCTTACAAATTGATGTGTACTTTCAGTTATTAAATGATTTCATCAGTGTTGTTATTGAAGATAATGGAAAAGGAAGTCATACCGTCACTGAAGGGATTGGTATAAGTGGAATGAAGGAACGTGTTGAAAAAGTGGGTGGCTATTTAACTTATGGGAATACAATAACAGGATTTGCAATCAAAGCAAATATACCGTGGATTAGTAGAGAGAATCAGAATGAACTTATTAATAGTTGA
- a CDS encoding carbohydrate ABC transporter permease, giving the protein MINKKSIGKKILIYTIVVFYGLTIFLPLIIMILTSFKSNAEIFNNPFGLPSSFNFDAYKSLFIISNYSRYFINSVAVALISLTIALILSGMASFGLAKYEFKYSKAIYFYFVLGLIVPIKLGTIDIMITMVNLKIYDTLGALIIVYTAMAIPLSIFIMYDYIKMIPEELLSAARIDGCSETKIFQLVILPLLKPGIAAAGIISFIPNWNEFWFPLVLIKSRTNFTIPLATGQLFGQFDTKINLVFAVLSLASIPVIIIYLLLSQYFQEGLSAGALKG; this is encoded by the coding sequence ATGATCAATAAAAAAAGCATAGGGAAAAAGATACTCATTTATACCATTGTCGTTTTTTATGGTTTAACCATATTTCTCCCCCTCATTATTATGATACTTACCTCATTTAAAAGTAATGCAGAGATATTCAACAATCCCTTTGGATTACCTTCATCATTTAATTTTGATGCTTATAAGAGCTTATTCATAATATCTAATTATAGTAGATACTTTATCAATAGTGTCGCAGTTGCGTTAATATCTCTGACCATTGCCTTAATTTTGTCAGGTATGGCATCATTTGGATTGGCAAAATATGAGTTTAAATACTCAAAAGCTATATATTTCTACTTCGTTCTAGGATTAATAGTTCCTATCAAACTAGGGACAATAGATATTATGATTACAATGGTTAACCTTAAAATATACGACACGTTGGGTGCGCTAATCATTGTTTATACAGCTATGGCAATACCCTTAAGTATTTTCATAATGTATGACTATATTAAAATGATTCCAGAAGAACTTCTTAGTGCTGCAAGAATAGATGGTTGTTCAGAAACGAAAATTTTTCAACTAGTAATACTACCTTTATTAAAGCCCGGTATAGCTGCAGCAGGAATAATCAGTTTTATCCCAAATTGGAATGAATTCTGGTTTCCTCTAGTTCTTATAAAATCTCGAACGAATTTTACAATACCACTAGCAACGGGACAATTATTTGGACAATTTGATACAAAAATAAACTTGGTGTTTGCTGTGTTATCGCTTGCAAGCATACCAGTGATTATCATATATCTCCTTTTGTCTCAGTATTTCCAAGAAGGATTATCAGCTGGAGCTTTAAAAGGCTAA
- a CDS encoding DsbA family oxidoreductase gives MKIDIWSDHVCPFCYIGKRRLEKALENTKLDEDVEIEYHSFELSPQSPKISTENIHQALARKYGMSEEQAKSSNEQVGNMAREEGLNYDFDNMKYTNTFDAHRLCHLAKSQGKDKELIELLMNHYFTKGSLISDHDILITLAKKVGLEEDQVRLVLETDRYAKEVREDEYLAQTHHIGGVPYFIIDDSYTISGAQPLEVFTETLKKAGSSSKLPKLKLF, from the coding sequence ATGAAAATTGATATATGGTCAGATCATGTATGTCCCTTTTGCTACATAGGCAAGAGAAGACTGGAAAAAGCACTTGAAAATACTAAATTAGATGAGGATGTTGAGATTGAATACCATTCTTTTGAATTGAGCCCCCAATCTCCAAAAATATCAACAGAGAATATACATCAAGCATTAGCTAGAAAATATGGAATGTCAGAGGAACAAGCAAAGTCTTCAAATGAACAGGTAGGTAATATGGCCCGAGAAGAAGGACTAAATTACGATTTTGATAATATGAAATATACGAATACATTTGATGCTCATCGGCTGTGCCATTTAGCGAAATCTCAAGGGAAAGACAAAGAACTAATAGAACTTCTAATGAATCATTATTTTACTAAGGGTAGTTTAATATCCGATCATGACATTCTAATCACTCTAGCAAAAAAAGTAGGATTAGAGGAAGATCAGGTAAGACTTGTATTAGAAACAGACAGATATGCTAAAGAAGTTAGAGAAGACGAATATCTGGCCCAAACTCATCACATTGGAGGAGTCCCATATTTTATAATTGATGACAGTTATACTATATCAGGTGCTCAACCGTTAGAAGTATTTACTGAAACGTTAAAAAAAGCCGGAAGCTCTAGTAAGCTACCTAAATTAAAGTTATTTTGA
- a CDS encoding response regulator transcription factor — MNLLIVDDQILFAESLKTVLENRTNDMKVIAIGSNGMEAIELNHSYQPDIILMDIRMPGMNGVESIKHIKSFDNKTCILVLTTFEDDEYIYSALNNGAAGYILKDTPPEELIQSIRAAYSGVIQLSKQIMPHLMIEKRQKVDQGLLNKIEDLSKREREVLKLLGTGKNNKEISEMLYLAEQTVKNHVSLIYSKLNIHDRYKAIEISQKLFN, encoded by the coding sequence ATGAACTTATTAATAGTTGATGATCAGATATTATTTGCAGAGAGCTTAAAGACAGTTCTTGAAAATAGAACTAACGATATGAAAGTTATCGCTATTGGCAGTAATGGTATGGAAGCTATTGAACTAAACCATAGTTATCAACCGGATATCATACTCATGGATATACGAATGCCGGGGATGAATGGAGTGGAATCAATAAAGCACATAAAATCTTTTGACAACAAAACTTGTATTTTAGTCCTGACTACTTTCGAAGATGATGAATATATCTACAGTGCTCTTAATAATGGAGCAGCAGGATATATTCTTAAGGATACTCCTCCTGAAGAACTAATTCAGTCTATAAGAGCAGCATATAGTGGAGTTATCCAATTATCAAAACAAATAATGCCACATCTCATGATTGAGAAACGACAAAAAGTAGACCAAGGATTATTGAATAAAATAGAAGATCTAAGTAAGCGCGAACGAGAAGTTCTTAAATTACTAGGTACAGGAAAAAATAACAAAGAAATATCTGAGATGCTATATCTAGCAGAACAAACTGTAAAAAATCATGTCAGTCTCATATACTCAAAACTCAATATTCATGATCGTTATAAAGCAATAGAAATATCACAAAAATTATTTAATTAA
- a CDS encoding carbohydrate ABC transporter permease, with protein MKYSLFTGDGLIPDNFVGLDNFVSLFTEKRYYSKFWNAFGNNIKFFFIVTIVQNVFGFLMAVLITRPFKGNKTVRKISFLPTTLSVLVVGYIFKLILNPYYGVFDNFLALIGLKEFILPWLGDPRTALPVVAFAVSWQFFGESVLFYTSGIDSIDRSIIEAAKIDGAGIWREMIHIILPSILPIVGIVTILIFIGDFTQFDIIFAMTGTRGDPSYSTDLFGSLFYRTAFASSERGGWGTGMGAAVATMMFIIVSMGVGGFLYFFSKKKEGYDK; from the coding sequence ATGAAATACAGCTTATTTACAGGTGATGGATTAATTCCTGATAATTTTGTGGGATTAGACAATTTTGTTAGTCTCTTTACGGAAAAAAGATATTATAGCAAATTTTGGAATGCCTTTGGAAATAACATAAAGTTTTTCTTTATTGTGACTATTGTACAGAATGTGTTTGGATTTTTAATGGCTGTGCTGATAACACGTCCCTTTAAAGGCAACAAAACAGTGAGGAAAATCAGTTTTTTACCAACAACACTTTCCGTTTTGGTAGTTGGTTATATTTTTAAGTTGATACTAAACCCCTATTACGGAGTTTTTGATAATTTTTTGGCTCTAATAGGTCTAAAAGAGTTTATTTTGCCTTGGTTAGGAGATCCCAGAACAGCTCTACCTGTTGTAGCATTCGCTGTAAGTTGGCAGTTCTTCGGGGAATCAGTTCTGTTCTATACATCAGGTATTGATAGTATTGATAGATCAATAATTGAAGCAGCTAAAATAGACGGAGCGGGTATCTGGAGAGAAATGATTCATATTATCCTTCCTTCTATACTTCCTATTGTTGGAATTGTAACTATCCTCATATTCATAGGGGACTTCACCCAATTTGATATTATCTTTGCCATGACAGGAACAAGAGGTGACCCCTCTTATAGTACAGATTTATTTGGCTCCTTATTTTACAGAACAGCCTTTGCTTCCTCTGAGAGAGGTGGCTGGGGTACAGGAATGGGGGCCGCCGTGGCAACGATGATGTTTATCATAGTATCCATGGGTGTTGGTGGATTTTTGTACTTTTTCAGCAAGAAAAAAGAGGGGTATGACAAATGA
- a CDS encoding ABC transporter substrate-binding protein: MNKAILFLLLLICTTTMVMSEGQKENSSNKVKLVFTSWRTEDIDRMNRINKTFTKQHPNIEIDFQPIKDTEYDAQLKQSLAAGTGADIIFLRSYDSGYQIYKTDSLIDLNKMIPELDSFPKAAVDAWSTPENIHYGIPAAGVVHGVYYRKSIFEKYNLPIPKTWNEFITICNTLQSKGETVFAQGTKDNWMLYEVIYSGLGANFYGGEEARQRLLSKEAHITDTNFLTAFEKINELKEFFPERFEGIDYVTMQQIFGTGNAAMFIGGSWEIGIFEDLGGLDDVGYFAPPVAEDGDLLQYCFHVDAGVAMNKNTKYPEEAKLYMTWLASPEFAQLYMNELPGFFSYTPGEYELTNKLAKEMESYVPGSEATVRTVWEKLSAQAPSGNELMGEAIQKMYAGELTPNEAAEYVDKGLSWYYE; the protein is encoded by the coding sequence ATGAATAAGGCAATCCTATTTCTTCTCCTTCTGATCTGTACCACAACAATGGTAATGAGTGAAGGACAGAAAGAAAATTCCAGCAACAAAGTTAAACTAGTGTTTACTAGCTGGCGAACTGAAGATATTGATCGAATGAATAGAATAAATAAAACATTTACGAAACAACATCCTAATATTGAAATAGACTTTCAACCAATCAAAGATACTGAATATGATGCTCAGCTAAAACAATCACTAGCAGCTGGAACTGGAGCTGATATTATTTTTCTAAGATCATATGATTCTGGATATCAAATATATAAAACAGATTCATTGATTGATTTAAATAAAATGATTCCAGAATTAGACAGCTTTCCCAAAGCAGCCGTTGATGCTTGGTCCACTCCTGAAAATATTCATTATGGTATACCAGCAGCAGGCGTTGTACACGGTGTGTATTATAGAAAAAGCATTTTCGAAAAATACAATTTACCCATTCCAAAAACATGGAATGAGTTCATTACTATTTGCAATACTCTCCAGTCAAAAGGGGAAACTGTATTTGCCCAAGGAACTAAAGATAACTGGATGCTATATGAAGTCATATACTCAGGTTTAGGGGCCAATTTCTACGGAGGAGAAGAAGCAAGACAAAGGCTTCTCTCTAAAGAAGCACATATAACAGATACCAACTTTTTAACGGCTTTTGAGAAAATTAATGAACTGAAAGAATTTTTCCCTGAAAGATTTGAAGGTATTGATTATGTAACTATGCAACAAATATTTGGAACTGGAAATGCAGCTATGTTTATCGGTGGAAGTTGGGAAATAGGTATATTTGAGGATCTGGGAGGACTTGATGATGTTGGGTATTTCGCACCCCCAGTAGCTGAAGATGGAGATCTTTTGCAATATTGTTTTCATGTTGATGCTGGTGTTGCGATGAACAAGAATACAAAATATCCAGAAGAAGCTAAATTGTACATGACATGGTTAGCTTCACCTGAATTTGCTCAGCTGTATATGAATGAATTACCTGGTTTCTTTAGCTATACACCTGGAGAGTATGAACTTACCAATAAACTGGCTAAAGAAATGGAAAGTTATGTACCCGGATCTGAAGCCACAGTTCGAACAGTATGGGAAAAACTTTCAGCTCAAGCCCCAAGTGGCAATGAGTTGATGGGAGAAGCTATTCAAAAAATGTATGCTGGAGAACTAACACCAAACGAGGCTGCTGAATACGTAGATAAGGGATTATCCTGGTACTATGAATAA
- a CDS encoding iron-containing alcohol dehydrogenase — translation MNNFEYYNPTRIIFGKDTHNQAGSYTAKYSKNILLHYGSSFVKQSGLLDKIKSSLDKANVNYTELGGVKPNPRLSLVHEGISICKERKIDFILALGGGSVIDSAKAIAMGVLYSGDVWDFYMGTSQPKKALPIGTILTIPAAGSESSTGTVITKEEGDLKRAVNSELLYPQFSILNPELAYSLPKYQVACGATDIMAHLMERYFTNTTHVSFIDRLLESTMITIKNTVPKLLKNSNDYDAWSQFMWAGTIAHNNLLNTGRVGDWASHDIEHEISGIYDVTHGAGLAVVFPAWMKYTMKHDINRFVQWASRVWDVNLDMFDLEGTACEGIRRLEEFYHSIGLGTRLIDLNIKDDRLQEMADKCTSNNTKKIGNFVSLDSHAIYEILCLAQ, via the coding sequence ATGAATAATTTTGAATACTATAATCCAACAAGGATTATTTTTGGTAAAGATACACATAATCAGGCAGGCTCATATACTGCTAAATATAGTAAGAATATTCTTTTACATTATGGAAGTTCTTTTGTTAAACAATCTGGTTTACTAGATAAAATAAAGAGTTCACTAGATAAGGCTAATGTTAATTATACTGAATTGGGAGGAGTTAAACCAAATCCTCGATTGTCACTGGTACATGAAGGCATTAGCATATGTAAAGAAAGAAAGATTGATTTTATCCTCGCATTAGGCGGGGGAAGTGTCATTGATTCTGCAAAGGCTATCGCAATGGGAGTATTATACTCTGGTGATGTTTGGGATTTTTATATGGGAACTAGTCAACCTAAAAAGGCTTTACCCATAGGAACTATACTAACGATACCTGCTGCGGGAAGTGAATCAAGTACTGGCACAGTAATCACTAAAGAAGAAGGTGATTTAAAAAGAGCGGTTAATTCTGAACTTCTTTATCCCCAATTTTCTATACTTAATCCTGAGCTAGCCTATAGTTTACCCAAGTACCAAGTAGCCTGTGGCGCCACTGACATTATGGCACATCTTATGGAACGGTACTTTACAAATACAACACATGTTTCCTTTATAGATCGTTTACTTGAAAGTACAATGATTACCATTAAAAATACTGTACCTAAATTATTGAAGAACTCCAATGATTATGACGCATGGTCACAGTTCATGTGGGCAGGAACTATTGCACATAATAATTTGTTAAATACAGGTCGTGTTGGAGATTGGGCTTCCCATGATATAGAGCATGAAATTAGTGGAATATATGATGTGACCCATGGGGCTGGTTTAGCTGTTGTATTTCCAGCATGGATGAAGTACACGATGAAACATGATATTAATCGTTTTGTTCAATGGGCTTCCCGTGTTTGGGATGTTAATCTTGACATGTTTGATCTTGAAGGTACTGCCTGTGAAGGTATAAGACGATTGGAGGAATTTTACCATTCTATAGGACTTGGAACAAGACTCATAGATCTAAATATAAAAGATGATAGACTTCAAGAAATGGCGGATAAATGCACTAGCAATAATACAAAAAAAATAGGGAATTTTGTCAGTTTAGATTCACACGCCATTTATGAAATCCTATGTTTGGCTCAATAA
- a CDS encoding Gfo/Idh/MocA family protein produces the protein MRYLLIGTGNITKTYIQAIEDIADSSIVGCISRTGKRPEQMQNIPAWTQIEDVNQEYDAIIITTPNGTHHKYAIKAAQLGKHVLTEKPIDIHLDAIDTMISACKKHNVKLAVAFQRRITPDNREIKKLLETKQLGRVFSVNLQCFFWRNQAYYDSASYRGGYAVDGGGPFIQQAIHNIDTYQWMFGMPLKVKSFLGRFLHDIEAEDHGATILKHEDGMISTITASTCTSPGFPARMEVYTDKGYFITQNDSIIKWNIKGIANPTKTLFSMADLGGNTPQLNNYDRHKLILLDFEEAVSKDKAPFVTGESARKSTELVLKIYGDDNLED, from the coding sequence ATGAGATATTTACTCATAGGAACTGGTAATATTACTAAGACATATATACAAGCTATCGAAGATATTGCTGATTCCAGTATTGTTGGATGTATATCAAGAACAGGGAAAAGACCTGAACAAATGCAAAACATACCTGCGTGGACACAAATAGAAGATGTTAACCAGGAATATGATGCCATCATAATAACGACCCCCAACGGAACGCACCATAAATATGCCATAAAAGCAGCACAGCTGGGTAAACACGTACTCACTGAAAAACCAATAGATATACATTTGGATGCAATTGACACAATGATTTCAGCCTGTAAAAAACATAATGTTAAGTTAGCTGTTGCTTTTCAAAGAAGAATCACACCTGATAACAGGGAAATTAAAAAACTTTTAGAGACAAAACAGTTAGGACGAGTTTTTAGTGTCAATTTGCAGTGTTTCTTTTGGAGGAATCAGGCTTATTACGATTCTGCCTCCTATCGAGGAGGTTATGCTGTAGATGGCGGGGGGCCCTTTATTCAACAGGCCATTCATAATATTGATACTTATCAATGGATGTTTGGAATGCCTCTAAAAGTAAAGAGCTTTTTGGGACGGTTCCTTCATGACATTGAAGCAGAAGACCATGGTGCTACAATATTAAAACATGAAGATGGAATGATTAGTACAATTACAGCATCAACTTGTACTAGTCCAGGATTTCCAGCAAGAATGGAAGTCTATACTGATAAAGGCTATTTTATTACCCAAAATGACAGTATTATAAAATGGAATATAAAAGGCATAGCAAATCCCACTAAGACGTTGTTTTCTATGGCAGATTTAGGCGGTAATACTCCTCAATTAAATAATTACGATAGACATAAATTAATACTTCTTGATTTTGAAGAGGCTGTTTCAAAAGATAAAGCCCCCTTTGTTACTGGGGAATCAGCCAGGAAATCAACAGAACTTGTATTAAAGATCTACGGAGACGATAACTTAGAGGATTAA
- a CDS encoding LysE family translocator: protein MNTMSIIPLILFVIMMTLTPGPNNMLLTATGAQFGYKKTIPLIMGIIIGVLSLLLLSALGLGILFTRYEIIHKILKVLGISYILYLSLKILLSSSAKHTNVVEENKQAPGIVNGLFLQFFNPKAYLMTITATSVYGQIHPSYTTSILVIFLVFFIITPLSISCWAIFGSSLKTIMTDKVWNKRLKISLSVLTALSGIFIIL, encoded by the coding sequence ATGAATACAATGTCCATTATTCCACTTATTTTATTTGTCATAATGATGACTTTGACACCAGGTCCTAATAATATGTTATTAACAGCAACTGGAGCCCAATTTGGTTATAAGAAAACGATACCTCTTATCATGGGAATTATTATTGGTGTATTAAGTCTATTACTGCTAAGTGCATTAGGATTAGGTATACTTTTTACAAGGTATGAGATTATACATAAAATACTAAAAGTTCTGGGGATTTCTTACATTTTGTATCTATCTTTAAAGATACTCTTAAGCTCTTCTGCTAAACATACAAATGTTGTAGAAGAAAACAAGCAAGCACCGGGAATAGTAAATGGCCTATTTCTGCAATTTTTTAACCCAAAAGCCTATCTAATGACCATTACAGCCACCTCTGTTTATGGACAGATACATCCAAGTTATACAACATCCATACTAGTTATATTTCTTGTTTTTTTCATTATTACCCCTTTATCCATTTCCTGTTGGGCAATATTTGGCTCCTCATTAAAGACTATAATGACTGATAAGGTTTGGAATAAACGCTTAAAAATAAGTCTTTCCGTGTTAACAGCCTTATCAGGTATTTTTATTATACTATAA
- a CDS encoding DMT family transporter: protein MKFIIVATLVGGFISVMVAINGQLQSLTNPMISLLFIYLSGYITSFIGNPFIKPYKKLEKKPPLIYNLSGVLGLGIVYLNNIVFLKGGVVLALTGMLAGQTLVATILSPHRKNALFGMLFIVVGSLIIALSAHINIVWIMVAWTCGAALMFQIYMNTKVGEYYGQNKMLQRLYLSGLIGISSIIGITNSELFHINNIKPILYQVPFYLLIGGGVIGVLINAGQTMLMRMMKPVQMILSINLGQLLLGVVIDFYIRSSLSFIHLVGIALVIIGLIVDTITGKKVDSLT, encoded by the coding sequence ATGAAATTTATTATCGTTGCCACTTTAGTAGGTGGGTTTATTTCTGTAATGGTCGCCATCAATGGTCAATTACAATCCCTTACTAATCCAATGATATCTCTCCTATTTATTTACCTTTCTGGATATATCACAAGTTTTATTGGGAATCCTTTCATTAAGCCTTATAAAAAATTAGAAAAAAAACCCCCTCTTATTTATAACTTATCAGGAGTATTAGGTTTAGGAATCGTTTATCTAAATAATATTGTATTCCTTAAAGGAGGTGTTGTACTAGCTTTAACAGGGATGCTAGCAGGACAAACTTTAGTAGCTACAATACTCAGTCCTCATAGAAAGAATGCCCTATTCGGAATGCTCTTTATTGTTGTTGGGTCTTTGATTATTGCTCTATCAGCGCACATAAATATCGTGTGGATTATGGTGGCGTGGACTTGTGGAGCTGCACTTATGTTTCAAATATACATGAACACAAAAGTAGGAGAATATTATGGGCAAAATAAAATGTTACAGCGATTGTACCTAAGCGGACTAATAGGAATAAGCTCTATTATTGGAATCACGAATTCTGAGTTGTTTCATATAAATAATATAAAACCGATACTTTATCAGGTACCTTTTTACCTCTTAATAGGGGGAGGTGTTATTGGTGTATTAATAAATGCTGGTCAAACTATGCTTATGAGAATGATGAAACCTGTTCAAATGATTTTATCGATTAATTTAGGTCAATTACTCTTGGGAGTCGTTATAGATTTTTACATAAGATCAAGCCTATCATTTATTCATTTAGTAGGGATAGCACTAGTTATCATTGGTCTTATTGTGGATACAATTACTGGGAAAAAAGTTGACTCCCTTACTTAG